The following is a genomic window from Candidatus Cloacimonadota bacterium.
GTAAACGTCTTTTTCAGGATCTTCGGCAGCTAAATGCAAGAGCTGAGCAATTATTACATTGGCTACGTTATCATCGACGGGCGAACCGAGGAAAATTATTCGATCTTTCAGCAGACGGGAATATATATCGTAAGCTCGTTCTGTTTGGCCTTCCTGCTCTACAACGATGGGAACATATGGCATTTATTTCTCCTCTTTTTTCTTTTCTTCTTTTGGATATGGTACAAACTTAGATGATTTTTCAATCATATCCATCAGTTTCTTTTCTTCCAAAGCATATTTAAAATCATCACTCTCTATCTGCTTTTTATACATCTCTTTATATTTGTCAACTTCCATATTCAGATTTTCAGCAGCTTCTTTAATAGCGGCTTCCTTATCTTCATCGGTCAGTTCGATTTCCTGAGACTTCTTAAGAGTATCAATTATGAAATGATTTTTCAATTGGAATTCAGCGATTTTTTCATACATAGGAGTAATCTTTTCCAATTCTATTTTATATTGCTCAGCATAAGGTTTTGCCATGTTTTCAGCATAGTTTTTCACCATCGAAGCTGGAACGTCAAAAGGATTGTTTTCTACCAAAGCAGTAGCGATGCTCTGTTGTTTTCTTTCTGCATTATCTTTGGCCAGTTTTTTCTTAAGTTCTTCTTCGATCTTATTTTTTAGGTCTTTCAGAGAATCATATTCCAGGTCTTTGGCAAAATCATCATTCAGTTCTGGAAGTATCTTTCTTTTGATCTCTTTAATTTCAACCAGAAATTCACGATCTTTTATATCTTCACCAATTTCATCATCTTCCGATTCTTGAGAATTTGTGAATAATATAGTTTTTATTTCATCACCGACTTTGCAGCCACTCAAGTTTTTGTTGAATGTTTTGGAATAAGAATTGTCATCCAATGCAAAAACGCGCTGGAAATCTTTGGTAACGTTATCTTCATCATCCAAGAATTTGATCTTAGCAGTAATAAGATCACCTTTTTCTGCTTTTTCCACCGTTTCTTCAGTTGCTGTTTTCTGTCGGAAATCTTCGATTGTATCATCCACCATTTTCTTCTGGAATTTAGTTTCTTCAAAAGGAACTTTCAAACCTTTGAATTTTTCCACATTAATTGTAGGCATTATTTCATATTTGAAAGTGGCAACCAGTTCTTTTCCCTTTTCCCATTTCACATCGGTTAGTTCACCTTGATTTATAGGATTCTGTTTCTTTTCATCGATAGCTTTTTTGTAGAATTCACCTAACTTCTGATTGTAAAATTCTTCTTTGGCATGTTCACTATAATTTCTTTCAATCATATTCAAAGGTGCTTTCCCTTTGCGAAAGCCAGGAATTACTACATAATTTTTAAATTTTCGCAGTACTTTGTTATATTCCTGCAAAGCTTCATCTTTATCGACAGTAACCGTTATTTCTTTTTCACATTGTGTAATGTCTTTAATTTCGATTTTCACGAATTCTCCTTATAATGAAATCTTGGTGCGAAAGAGGGGACTCGAACCCCTACAGGATTGCTCCCACTGGATCCTAAATCCAGCGTGTCTACCAATTCCACCACTTTCGCACTGTATGTTATTTTTTCAATTTTTGTTTTGCCAGATTTATCAGCTGCTGTGCTTCTTCAGAT
Proteins encoded in this region:
- the tig gene encoding trigger factor; the encoded protein is MKIEIKDITQCEKEITVTVDKDEALQEYNKVLRKFKNYVVIPGFRKGKAPLNMIERNYSEHAKEEFYNQKLGEFYKKAIDEKKQNPINQGELTDVKWEKGKELVATFKYEIMPTINVEKFKGLKVPFEETKFQKKMVDDTIEDFRQKTATEETVEKAEKGDLITAKIKFLDDEDNVTKDFQRVFALDDNSYSKTFNKNLSGCKVGDEIKTILFTNSQESEDDEIGEDIKDREFLVEIKEIKRKILPELNDDFAKDLEYDSLKDLKNKIEEELKKKLAKDNAERKQQSIATALVENNPFDVPASMVKNYAENMAKPYAEQYKIELEKITPMYEKIAEFQLKNHFIIDTLKKSQEIELTDEDKEAAIKEAAENLNMEVDKYKEMYKKQIESDDFKYALEEKKLMDMIEKSSKFVPYPKEEKKKEEK